The Thermococcus celericrescens genomic sequence ATCAATTTTTGACAAGTATTGTATGGTGGTTCTATGACGGACGGCCATCTGGACGTGGATTCCGTCAGGGAGGGGACGATAGTAATCGCACCCGTAAAGGTCAAGGGTGGAGGAATCTATGCCGGCGATGCACACGCAATGCAGGGCGACGGTGAGGTGGCAGGCCATACCACCGACGTGACCGCAGAAAGCATCGTGGAGGTTTCAGTCCTCAAAAACGTGAACTTGGATGGGCCAATCCTTCTCCCTCCGGAGGAGAATCTACCACCCCTCGCGAGACCCTGGAGAAAGGACGAGTGGGAGAAAGTTCAGAGCCTGGCGAGGAGATTCGGACTCGAACCGGAACCCGTTGCGCCAGTGCAGGTCATAGGCTCAGGGCCTACAATAAACGAGGCCGCCATGAGGGGATTCCAACGAGCGGCAGACCTGTTTGGAATGAGCGTGGATGAGGTTAGAAACAGGGTAACGATAAGCGGCGCTGTGGAGATTGGAAGGCTCCCCGGGATAGTTCAGGTCTCCATGCAGGTGCCCCTGAGTGCGCTTGAGCGGATAGGACTGGACGAACTAGTTGTCGAGCACTACG encodes the following:
- a CDS encoding acetamidase/formamidase family protein, with the protein product MTDGHLDVDSVREGTIVIAPVKVKGGGIYAGDAHAMQGDGEVAGHTTDVTAESIVEVSVLKNVNLDGPILLPPEENLPPLARPWRKDEWEKVQSLARRFGLEPEPVAPVQVIGSGPTINEAAMRGFQRAADLFGMSVDEVRNRVTISGAVEIGRLPGIVQVSMQVPLSALERIGLDELVVEHYGLPY